In Aggregicoccus sp. 17bor-14, the following are encoded in one genomic region:
- a CDS encoding DUF4342 domain-containing protein → MAESKTVWERLNLAGDQVVDTLKRLLREGSVRRLIVKSRQGRTLLDLPVTAGIVGLALAPAWVSLATVGALVGGLTVDVERSAEPEGPSTTG, encoded by the coding sequence ATGGCCGAATCGAAGACCGTCTGGGAGCGCCTCAACCTCGCGGGCGACCAAGTCGTGGACACGCTGAAGCGGCTCCTCCGGGAGGGGAGCGTGCGGCGCCTCATCGTGAAGAGCCGCCAGGGCCGCACGCTGCTGGACCTGCCCGTCACCGCGGGCATTGTCGGCCTCGCGCTCGCGCCCGCCTGGGTGTCGCTCGCCACCGTGGGGGCGCTCGTGGGCGGGCTCACCGTGGACGTGGAGCGCAGCGCCGAGCCCGAGGGGCCCTCCACCACGGGCTGA
- a CDS encoding GMC family oxidoreductase, whose protein sequence is MSAHPQGRILTAEDLTQGTEVECDVCVVGSGAGGAVAAHLLTERGLRVVLLEEGGYYTRRDFNQREEWAYPHLYQEMANRSTDDLSMSILQGRSVGGGTTVNWCVSFRTPERILSHWRDVHGVEGMTSQELGPHWDWLERRLRIAEWPPERNNRNNQLLWEGLGKLGWKRAQLRRNVNNCVNAGSCGVGCPVDAKQGMHATLIPDAVERGLTVYANTRALHIEWSGRRASAVHAEVLHPETNLPTGVRLTFRPRAVAVACGALNSPALLLRSGLEAEGRVGTRTWLHPVVVSSAVFDDPVEAYFGAPLSVWSDQFIERGPGRIGFFIETSPLQPLLASTVLSGIGAQHADTMRQLPHAATCIGISLDGLLPEEQGATVRLRKGSVGRLSIDYALGPKNWEALREAQKAMARIQLAAGARRVSTLHADPVVLERAEDVDRALDAAPFERNRVRVFTAHQMGGCSMGQDPAHSVVDSTLRFHDLDNLYVTDGSVLPTGLGVNPMQTILGVARVGASHLAASLG, encoded by the coding sequence ATGAGCGCGCACCCGCAGGGCCGCATCCTGACGGCCGAGGACCTCACCCAGGGCACGGAGGTCGAGTGCGACGTGTGCGTGGTGGGCAGCGGCGCGGGCGGCGCGGTGGCGGCGCACCTGCTCACCGAGCGCGGCCTGCGCGTCGTCCTGCTCGAGGAGGGCGGCTACTACACCCGCCGCGACTTCAACCAGCGCGAGGAGTGGGCCTACCCGCACCTGTACCAGGAGATGGCCAACCGCTCGACCGACGACCTGTCGATGAGCATCCTCCAGGGCCGCAGCGTGGGTGGCGGCACCACCGTCAACTGGTGCGTCTCCTTCCGCACCCCCGAGCGCATCCTCTCGCACTGGCGCGACGTGCACGGGGTGGAGGGGATGACGAGCCAGGAGCTGGGCCCGCACTGGGACTGGCTCGAGCGGCGCCTGCGCATCGCGGAGTGGCCGCCGGAGCGCAACAACCGCAACAACCAGCTGCTCTGGGAGGGCCTGGGCAAGCTGGGCTGGAAGCGCGCGCAGCTGCGGCGCAACGTGAACAACTGCGTCAACGCGGGCAGCTGCGGCGTGGGCTGCCCGGTGGACGCGAAGCAGGGCATGCACGCCACGCTCATCCCGGACGCGGTGGAGCGCGGGCTCACCGTGTACGCGAACACGCGCGCGCTCCACATCGAGTGGAGCGGCCGGCGCGCGAGCGCGGTGCACGCCGAGGTGCTGCACCCCGAGACGAACCTCCCCACCGGCGTGCGCCTCACCTTCCGGCCGCGCGCGGTGGCCGTGGCCTGCGGCGCCCTCAACAGCCCCGCGCTGCTCTTGCGCAGCGGGCTGGAGGCGGAAGGCCGCGTGGGCACGCGCACCTGGCTGCACCCGGTGGTGGTCTCCAGCGCCGTCTTCGACGACCCCGTGGAGGCCTACTTCGGCGCCCCCTTGAGCGTGTGGAGCGACCAGTTCATCGAGCGGGGCCCCGGGCGCATCGGCTTCTTCATCGAGACCAGCCCCCTGCAGCCCCTGCTCGCGTCCACGGTGCTCTCGGGCATCGGCGCCCAGCACGCGGACACCATGCGCCAGCTTCCCCACGCGGCCACCTGCATCGGCATCAGCCTGGACGGCCTGCTGCCCGAGGAGCAGGGCGCCACGGTGCGCCTGCGCAAGGGCAGCGTCGGCCGGCTCAGCATCGACTACGCGCTGGGGCCCAAGAACTGGGAGGCGCTGCGCGAGGCGCAGAAGGCCATGGCCCGCATCCAGCTCGCCGCCGGCGCCCGCCGCGTCTCCACGCTGCACGCGGACCCGGTGGTGCTCGAGCGCGCGGAGGACGTGGACCGCGCGCTCGATGCGGCCCCCTTCGAGCGCAACCGGGTGCGCGTCTTCACCGCCCACCAGATGGGCGGCTGCAGCATGGGGCAGGACCCCGCGCACAGCGTGGTGGACAGCACCCTGCGCTTCCACGACCTGGACAACCTCTACGTGACGGACGGCTCGGTGCTGCCCACCGGCCTGGGCGTCAACCCCATGCAGACCATCCTCGGGGTCGCGCGCGTGGGGGCGAGCCACCTGGCGGCGAGCCTCGGCTGA
- a CDS encoding gluconate 2-dehydrogenase subunit 3 family protein has translation MGHETSQESLQAPEGMPRRGFLKKGLLGGAVLALGATGLALRPGRELPLPAEGLRVLSAREYAVVEALVRRIAPVTTGFPDPTRDIPTALNVDRLLATSDSTVAKELKQLLGLFENALGGLLFGGRVTPFTRLEGAEQDRVLAEWRDSALAVRRTGYLALRTLVLGGYYGDRRAQLATGWPGQPAGLHDPSAQKWKGEGPRPQSNGSPPPGLYASNPQTKEER, from the coding sequence ATGGGCCACGAGACCTCGCAAGAGTCGCTGCAGGCGCCAGAGGGGATGCCCCGGCGCGGCTTTCTCAAGAAGGGCCTGCTGGGGGGAGCGGTGCTCGCGCTCGGAGCCACCGGGCTCGCGCTGCGCCCGGGGCGCGAGCTACCGCTGCCGGCCGAGGGCCTGCGGGTGCTCTCGGCGCGCGAGTACGCGGTGGTGGAGGCGCTGGTGCGGCGCATCGCGCCTGTCACCACGGGCTTTCCCGACCCGACCCGGGACATCCCCACGGCCCTCAACGTGGACCGGCTGCTCGCGACGAGCGACTCCACGGTGGCGAAGGAGCTGAAGCAGCTGCTCGGCCTCTTCGAGAATGCGCTGGGCGGCCTGCTCTTCGGCGGTCGCGTCACCCCCTTCACGCGGCTGGAGGGCGCCGAGCAGGACCGGGTGCTCGCCGAGTGGCGCGACAGCGCGCTCGCCGTGCGGCGCACGGGCTACCTCGCGCTGCGCACGCTGGTGCTGGGCGGCTACTACGGCGACCGCCGCGCGCAGCTCGCCACCGGCTGGCCGGGGCAGCCTGCCGGGCTCCACGACCCCAGCGCTCAGAAGTGGAAGGGCGAGGGGCCGCGGCCCCAGAGCAACGGCTCTCCGCCCCCGGGCCTCTACGCGTCGAACCCCCAGACGAAGGAGGAGCGATGA
- a CDS encoding MFS transporter: MRPSFRLHYAWVVVGVVFLVLLCAAGVRSTPSLFMVPLEQEFGWSRALVSGAVSVNLVLYGLVGPFAAALMQRFGMRRTMLASLGIISVGVALTHLMRAPWQLVASWGVLVGLGTGTTAMVLGATVVQRWFSTRRGLVMGILTASTATGQLLFLPLLAAQVERHGWRAVSLGIALAVALLVVPVALLVRDHPSALGLRPYGAAPGPWEEPPAPANPVRHALDVLAASARRRDFWLLAGSFFICGATTNGLVGTHLVPACHDHGIPEVRAAGLLALMGVFDLVGTTASGWLSDRYDSRWLLFWYYGLRGLALLYLPTAFGLSLFGLPLFAVFYGLDWIATVPPTVRLTMQTLGAESGPIAFGWIVAAHQVGAGLGALGAGIIRTRVETYTPAWIAAGLICLGAALVVLRIGRGAGEAPAAGPATAAR; the protein is encoded by the coding sequence ATGCGCCCGTCCTTCCGGCTGCACTACGCCTGGGTCGTCGTGGGCGTGGTGTTCCTCGTCCTGCTGTGCGCGGCCGGGGTGCGCTCCACGCCCAGCCTCTTCATGGTGCCCCTCGAGCAGGAGTTCGGGTGGAGCCGGGCGCTCGTCTCCGGCGCCGTCTCGGTGAACCTGGTGCTCTACGGCCTGGTGGGCCCCTTCGCCGCCGCGCTGATGCAGCGCTTCGGCATGCGGCGCACGATGCTCGCCTCGCTCGGGATCATCTCGGTAGGCGTGGCGCTCACCCACCTCATGCGCGCGCCGTGGCAGCTCGTCGCCTCCTGGGGCGTGCTGGTGGGGCTGGGCACGGGGACCACGGCGATGGTGCTGGGGGCCACCGTGGTGCAGCGCTGGTTCAGCACGCGGCGCGGGCTGGTGATGGGCATCCTCACCGCAAGCACCGCGACGGGGCAGCTGCTCTTCCTCCCGCTGCTCGCGGCGCAGGTGGAGCGCCACGGCTGGCGCGCGGTGTCGCTCGGCATCGCGCTCGCGGTGGCGCTGCTGGTGGTGCCGGTGGCCCTGCTGGTGCGCGACCACCCGTCCGCCCTCGGCCTGCGCCCCTATGGCGCCGCGCCCGGCCCCTGGGAGGAGCCGCCCGCGCCGGCCAATCCCGTGCGCCATGCGCTCGACGTGCTCGCGGCCTCGGCGCGCCGCCGCGACTTCTGGCTGCTCGCGGGCAGCTTCTTCATCTGCGGAGCCACCACGAACGGGCTCGTGGGCACGCACCTCGTGCCCGCCTGCCACGACCACGGCATCCCCGAGGTGCGCGCCGCGGGGCTGCTCGCGCTCATGGGCGTCTTCGACCTGGTGGGCACCACCGCGAGCGGCTGGCTCTCGGACCGCTACGACAGCCGCTGGCTGCTGTTCTGGTACTACGGCCTGCGCGGGCTCGCCCTGCTCTACCTGCCCACGGCGTTCGGGCTCTCGCTCTTCGGGCTGCCGCTCTTCGCCGTCTTCTACGGCCTGGATTGGATCGCCACGGTGCCGCCCACCGTGCGGCTCACGATGCAGACGCTGGGCGCGGAGAGCGGCCCCATCGCCTTCGGGTGGATCGTCGCCGCGCACCAGGTGGGCGCAGGCCTCGGCGCGCTCGGGGCAGGCATCATCCGCACGCGCGTGGAGACGTACACGCCGGCGTGGATCGCCGCGGGGCTCATCTGCCTCGGCGCGGCGCTCGTCGTGCTGCGCATCGGCCGCGGCGCCGGGGAGGCGCCCGCAGCAGGGCCCGCTACTGCAGCCAGGTGA
- a CDS encoding alpha/beta fold hydrolase — MAAHRVLLVHSGGLSSRQWRRLGAELSADFEVLAPDLLGYGTAGAWPPGRPFHFHEDLALLEGLLEAGPAHVVGHSYGGLLALQLALSRPDAVRSLALYEPVAFGILQPGPGATDEDAAALEALQRVPMRYAPDADGVDEAWLRGFVDWWNGAGAWDTMAPEVRASFRAVGWKLSQEVTTLVADRTDAARYAQVQVPTLLLGGGRTPATERRVLARLAAALPHATLQLFPELGHMGPVTHAAQVNAAIAAHLRHCAALP, encoded by the coding sequence GTGGCGGCTCATCGCGTCCTGCTGGTGCACAGCGGTGGCCTCTCCTCGCGCCAGTGGCGGCGGCTCGGCGCCGAACTCTCCGCGGACTTCGAGGTGCTCGCGCCGGACCTGCTCGGCTACGGGACGGCGGGCGCCTGGCCGCCCGGGCGCCCCTTCCACTTCCACGAGGACCTGGCGCTGCTCGAGGGCCTGCTCGAGGCGGGGCCCGCGCACGTGGTGGGCCACTCCTACGGCGGGCTGCTCGCGCTGCAGCTCGCGCTCTCCCGCCCGGACGCGGTGCGCTCGCTCGCACTCTACGAGCCCGTCGCCTTCGGCATCCTTCAGCCGGGCCCCGGTGCGACGGACGAGGACGCGGCCGCGCTGGAGGCCCTGCAGCGCGTCCCGATGCGCTACGCGCCGGATGCGGACGGCGTGGACGAGGCGTGGCTGCGGGGCTTCGTGGACTGGTGGAACGGGGCGGGCGCGTGGGACACCATGGCACCGGAGGTGCGCGCGAGCTTCCGCGCCGTGGGCTGGAAGCTCTCGCAGGAGGTGACCACGCTGGTGGCGGACCGCACGGATGCAGCCAGGTACGCGCAGGTGCAGGTGCCCACCCTGCTGCTGGGAGGGGGCCGGACACCCGCGACCGAGCGCCGGGTGCTTGCGCGGCTCGCCGCGGCCCTGCCCCACGCGACGCTGCAGCTCTTTCCGGAGCTGGGCCACATGGGCCCGGTCACCCACGCGGCGCAGGTGAACGCCGCCATCGCCGCGCACCTGCGCCACTGCGCGGCCCTTCCCTAG
- a CDS encoding MarR family winged helix-turn-helix transcriptional regulator — protein MSTRSGDEASATVCNCLALRQAARRVTQHYDSVLAPTGLRTTQYSLLTRLVRRGPMTIQELSADLVMDRTTLGRNVLPLERDGLLTIRPGATDRRRRELHVTREGAARQARAARYWEQAQAQFEQHFGVRRARELRAVLHDVSTGPLGAEPLAEG, from the coding sequence ATGTCAACGCGAAGTGGGGACGAGGCGTCGGCCACCGTGTGCAACTGCCTCGCGCTGCGGCAGGCGGCGCGCCGGGTGACGCAGCACTACGACTCGGTGCTCGCGCCCACGGGGCTGCGCACCACGCAGTACTCCCTCCTGACGCGCCTCGTGCGCCGCGGGCCGATGACCATCCAGGAGCTCTCCGCCGACCTGGTGATGGACCGCACCACGCTGGGGCGCAACGTGCTGCCGCTCGAGCGCGATGGCCTGCTCACCATCCGCCCGGGCGCGACCGACCGCCGCCGCCGCGAGCTGCACGTCACGCGCGAGGGCGCCGCGCGCCAGGCGCGCGCGGCCAGGTACTGGGAGCAGGCGCAGGCCCAGTTCGAGCAGCACTTCGGGGTGCGGCGTGCCCGGGAGCTGCGGGCCGTGCTGCACGACGTCTCGACCGGCCCACTGGGAGCGGAGCCCCTCGCGGAGGGCTGA
- a CDS encoding GAF domain-containing protein, with protein MTMTSSTPPGPYAHFDAFSQPTLVVRAGEVVYVNPPLLALLKRPAEQVRGRPVWQLLGSEDEASVKERYQRRMRGEAVPTTYEVGITVGSGAARQVELTLERVGEDVVVFARDVTERAGRRQRMLELARLGTSLPTTAATEEAVLERLFAGLEALGLAFSYLVPVAGGRARIVRAWTPAGVQGDFESGTGHALEGLEGPLTPQLARAWAEGAVYADDYALEAAQFVDAPHAQFTRELLLRRGQVHFIVVRVDVEGAPRALLRLAGRWLRAEDLPMLRLFGAQVSTALNAARAIQHLSERNTALAALDRLATAAAAAPDPQGFFATGLSEVRGLLGCTGASLFLVARGARSLQLAHAEGPGLETLGAIHQVPIEGTLMGEVVRDGTARVVDRDVAEEPVRSMLAKQGLRTLALIPLQLHRRVVGTLNLAFTRARTLSAVELETLHAMGAHFAAAAHSHRLLSELRGRVDELSLLNDVARGLSTLEPVAQLTQAMERLLPTFEMDTGAAFQREGEELVLVAHRGLSPTTAFRLARLRNGTGPASLAARTGEIVVVDSLEQVDPGARKYLEVDGLQAVAAVPLVAKGEALGVLMLGRRRAAGLTPRELELLRSVGAQLGVALDSSRLFHEARRRAEDLAIVHEVGRSLTGTLELQQLLDRGVVNLARIVDAPDAYLFLADAGGERLEIRAAAGDHPELVGLYLPAQPPDSSLVARVFQTREGALVEDARTDPRVNPALRSRELGLGYLALPLVVRERTVGVAVISETRHTRRFTPQEVERAAAVANQLAVALDSARLYEDLKRSYAELARAHAQLVHTERLAALGELSAVVAHEVRNPLGAIFNSVASLKRLVGPQSPTLPLLEIVGEESERLNHIVNDLLEFARPAQPQLRAGALVPVLQDAVTAALAEAEGPVQVEWQLSEGLAPVPMDERLLRQALLNLAQNAVQVMPQGGRLHVRVAAQPGPREGVCVELTDSGPGVPPELRTRIFEPFFTTRAQGTGLGLALVKRIIESHAGSVEVTSAPDGGARFRVLLPVAHPARESAPLSTEVLARAGGSSAPRG; from the coding sequence ATGACGATGACGTCCTCCACGCCCCCCGGCCCCTACGCGCACTTCGACGCCTTCAGCCAGCCCACCCTCGTGGTGCGCGCGGGCGAGGTCGTCTACGTGAACCCGCCCCTGCTCGCGCTGCTGAAGCGCCCGGCGGAGCAGGTGCGCGGGCGGCCCGTGTGGCAGCTGCTGGGCAGCGAGGACGAGGCCTCGGTGAAGGAGCGCTACCAGCGCCGCATGCGGGGCGAGGCGGTGCCCACCACCTACGAGGTGGGCATCACGGTGGGCAGCGGCGCGGCGCGGCAGGTGGAGCTCACGCTCGAGCGCGTGGGCGAGGACGTGGTGGTGTTCGCGCGCGACGTGACGGAGCGCGCGGGGCGGCGACAGCGCATGCTGGAGCTCGCGCGGCTGGGCACCTCGCTGCCCACCACCGCGGCCACCGAGGAGGCGGTGCTCGAGCGGCTCTTCGCCGGGCTCGAGGCGCTGGGGCTCGCCTTCAGCTACCTGGTGCCGGTGGCGGGCGGGCGCGCCCGCATCGTGCGCGCGTGGACGCCGGCAGGGGTGCAGGGGGACTTCGAGAGCGGCACGGGCCACGCGCTGGAGGGGCTCGAGGGGCCGCTCACCCCGCAGCTCGCGCGCGCCTGGGCCGAGGGCGCGGTGTACGCGGACGACTACGCGCTGGAGGCGGCGCAGTTCGTGGACGCGCCCCACGCGCAGTTCACCCGGGAGCTGCTGCTGCGCCGCGGGCAGGTGCACTTCATCGTCGTGCGCGTCGACGTGGAGGGGGCGCCGCGCGCGCTCCTGCGGCTCGCGGGGCGCTGGCTGCGCGCCGAGGACCTGCCGATGCTGCGCCTCTTCGGCGCGCAGGTGTCCACCGCGCTCAACGCGGCGCGCGCCATCCAGCACCTGTCCGAGCGCAACACGGCGCTCGCCGCGCTGGACCGGCTCGCCACCGCGGCCGCCGCCGCGCCGGACCCGCAGGGCTTCTTCGCCACCGGCCTGAGCGAGGTGCGCGGGCTGCTCGGCTGCACCGGCGCCTCGCTCTTCCTCGTGGCGCGCGGTGCGCGGTCGCTGCAGCTCGCGCACGCGGAGGGGCCGGGCCTCGAGACCCTGGGCGCCATCCACCAGGTGCCCATCGAGGGCACGCTGATGGGCGAGGTGGTGCGCGACGGCACCGCGCGCGTGGTGGACCGCGACGTGGCCGAGGAGCCGGTGCGCAGCATGCTCGCGAAGCAGGGCCTGCGCACGCTGGCGCTCATCCCGCTGCAGCTGCACCGGCGCGTGGTGGGCACCCTGAACCTGGCGTTCACCCGCGCGCGCACCCTGAGCGCCGTGGAGCTGGAGACGCTGCACGCCATGGGCGCGCACTTCGCCGCGGCCGCCCACTCGCACCGGCTGCTCAGCGAGCTGCGCGGGCGCGTGGACGAGCTCAGCCTGCTCAACGACGTGGCGCGCGGCCTCTCCACCCTGGAGCCGGTGGCCCAGCTCACCCAGGCGATGGAGCGGCTGCTGCCCACCTTCGAGATGGACACCGGCGCCGCCTTCCAGCGCGAGGGCGAGGAGCTGGTGCTGGTGGCCCACCGGGGGCTCTCGCCCACCACCGCGTTCCGGCTCGCGCGGCTGCGCAACGGCACGGGCCCGGCGAGCCTCGCGGCCCGCACGGGTGAGATCGTGGTGGTGGACTCGCTCGAGCAGGTGGACCCGGGGGCGCGCAAGTACCTGGAGGTGGACGGGCTGCAGGCGGTGGCGGCGGTGCCGCTCGTCGCCAAGGGCGAGGCGCTCGGCGTGCTCATGCTGGGGCGGCGCCGCGCGGCGGGCCTCACCCCGCGCGAGCTCGAGCTCTTGCGCAGCGTGGGCGCGCAGCTGGGCGTGGCGCTGGACAGCAGCCGCCTCTTCCACGAGGCGCGCCGGCGCGCCGAGGACCTGGCCATCGTGCACGAGGTGGGGCGCTCGCTCACCGGCACGCTCGAGCTGCAGCAACTGCTGGACCGGGGCGTGGTGAACCTGGCGCGCATCGTGGACGCGCCGGACGCGTACCTCTTCCTCGCGGACGCGGGCGGAGAGCGCCTGGAGATCCGCGCCGCGGCGGGCGACCACCCCGAGCTGGTGGGGCTCTACCTGCCCGCGCAGCCGCCGGACAGCTCGCTGGTGGCGCGCGTGTTCCAGACGCGCGAGGGGGCGCTGGTGGAGGACGCGCGCACGGACCCGCGCGTCAACCCCGCGCTGCGCAGCCGCGAGCTGGGCCTGGGCTACCTCGCGCTGCCCTTGGTCGTGCGCGAGCGCACCGTGGGCGTGGCGGTCATCAGCGAGACGCGCCACACGCGCCGCTTCACGCCCCAGGAGGTGGAGCGCGCGGCGGCCGTGGCCAACCAGCTCGCGGTGGCGCTGGACAGCGCGCGGCTCTACGAGGACCTCAAGCGCAGCTACGCGGAGCTCGCGCGCGCCCACGCGCAGCTGGTGCACACCGAGCGGCTCGCCGCGCTCGGGGAGCTGTCCGCGGTGGTGGCGCACGAGGTGAGAAACCCCCTGGGCGCCATCTTCAACTCGGTGGCGAGCCTCAAGCGCCTGGTGGGCCCGCAGAGCCCCACCCTGCCCCTGCTGGAGATCGTGGGCGAGGAGAGTGAGCGGCTGAACCACATCGTGAACGACCTGCTCGAGTTCGCCCGCCCCGCCCAGCCGCAGCTGCGCGCGGGCGCACTGGTGCCGGTGCTGCAGGACGCGGTGACGGCGGCGCTCGCGGAGGCAGAGGGGCCCGTGCAGGTGGAGTGGCAGCTCTCGGAGGGGCTCGCCCCGGTGCCCATGGACGAGCGCCTGCTGCGCCAGGCGCTGCTCAACCTCGCGCAGAACGCGGTGCAGGTGATGCCGCAGGGAGGCCGGCTCCACGTGAGGGTGGCCGCGCAGCCGGGCCCGCGCGAGGGCGTGTGCGTGGAGCTCACCGACTCGGGGCCGGGGGTGCCGCCCGAGCTGCGCACGCGCATCTTCGAGCCCTTCTTCACCACGCGCGCCCAGGGCACGGGCCTCGGGCTCGCGCTGGTCAAGCGCATCATCGAGAGCCACGCGGGCAGCGTGGAGGTCACGTCCGCGCCGGACGGCGGTGCGCGCTTCCGCGTGCTGCTGCCCGTGGCGCACCCCGCGCGCGAGAGCGCCCCGCTCTCCACCGAGGTGCTCGCGCGCGCCGGCGGCAGCAGCGCTCCGCGCGGCTGA
- a CDS encoding MOSC domain-containing protein: protein MPTLLHARTVRLLLGTEAKHLATREVPEVQVTFEGFVGDRHSGLTRAADVRTPWYPRGAPIRNTRQVSLVSSEELQQVADALALPRVLAAWLGANLELAGLPRLTQLPPGSRLHFPEDATLVMDAENLPCKGPGKVIEAHYPERVGLAPRFVKAAHQRRGLVGWVEREGRIRAGDAVRVQLPPAVVYSLPAVAPANAVAKGTEELFEVEAVRKG from the coding sequence ATGCCCACGCTCCTGCACGCCCGCACCGTCCGCCTGCTGCTCGGCACCGAAGCGAAGCACCTCGCCACCCGCGAGGTGCCCGAGGTGCAGGTCACCTTCGAGGGCTTCGTGGGAGACCGCCACTCGGGCCTCACCCGCGCCGCCGACGTGCGCACCCCGTGGTACCCGCGCGGCGCCCCCATCCGCAACACGCGCCAGGTGTCGCTCGTGTCCAGCGAGGAGCTGCAGCAGGTGGCCGACGCGCTCGCCCTGCCGCGCGTGCTCGCCGCGTGGCTCGGCGCGAACCTCGAGCTCGCGGGCCTGCCGCGCCTCACGCAGCTGCCGCCCGGCAGCCGCCTGCACTTCCCCGAGGACGCCACCCTGGTGATGGACGCCGAGAACCTGCCCTGCAAGGGCCCCGGCAAGGTCATCGAGGCGCACTACCCCGAGCGCGTGGGGCTCGCCCCGCGCTTCGTGAAGGCCGCGCACCAGCGGCGCGGGCTCGTGGGCTGGGTGGAGCGCGAGGGGCGCATCCGCGCCGGCGACGCCGTGCGCGTGCAGCTGCCCCCGGCCGTCGTCTACTCGCTGCCCGCCGTGGCTCCTGCCAATGCCGTGGCGAAGGGGACGGAGGAGCTGTTCGAGGTGGAAGCGGTGAGGAAGGGGTAG
- a CDS encoding pentapeptide repeat-containing protein: MPKAPTIEKLLQNGSAEWNKLRKAGQVPTEHTGATFAQLFSANADLSGLGLVGSEWERCDLSKVNFRGTDLSNAYFHGGRLQDCDFRGANLEGATFERLKLLRCDFTGASGLDALEMDEVDMDRVVGLDGEEAPPPPPPPAQGITAFTREQREKALGMSAAAAAGGEAQPAGEELPPFRPQDPPGSLFFRGLKQLGAPPLWALDVPGLRPLLPQRLPPGSTLETLYREAVKTRLENKKASVDPGAVERAQKALRLGSKEANVAAMYLREVGVLPQFRFSAAKALKDSLRQELEVDDLTGSIDPRTTGALLELRLPHDVLELLPEARRRLAAAQLYSSLLEAGFTPENNWEEALESADAALELANQATGEDREALFTGFQTYASLPEEARLRRLAYLAEGVAHLELLGRLPEGMEPAWLSGPEVRECHDKEMTFIQALRAEDIPAKVPALAQAELGVPEGQVPEESEGDLFIHLRCDECGKEKLIVQSPAE, translated from the coding sequence ATGCCGAAAGCCCCCACCATCGAAAAGCTCCTGCAGAACGGCAGTGCCGAGTGGAACAAGCTGCGCAAGGCCGGCCAGGTGCCCACCGAGCACACCGGCGCGACCTTCGCGCAGCTCTTCTCCGCCAACGCCGACCTCTCCGGCCTCGGCCTCGTCGGCAGCGAGTGGGAACGCTGCGACCTGTCCAAGGTGAACTTCCGCGGCACGGACCTCTCCAACGCCTACTTCCACGGCGGGCGCCTGCAGGACTGCGACTTCCGCGGGGCGAACCTCGAGGGCGCGACCTTCGAGCGCCTGAAGCTGCTGCGCTGCGACTTCACCGGCGCGAGCGGCCTGGACGCGCTGGAGATGGACGAGGTGGACATGGACCGCGTGGTGGGCCTGGACGGCGAGGAGGCCCCGCCTCCGCCCCCTCCCCCCGCGCAGGGCATCACCGCCTTCACCCGCGAGCAGCGTGAGAAGGCGCTGGGCATGAGCGCGGCGGCGGCCGCCGGCGGCGAGGCGCAGCCCGCGGGCGAGGAGCTGCCGCCCTTCAGGCCCCAGGACCCGCCCGGCAGCCTCTTCTTCCGCGGCCTGAAGCAGCTGGGCGCCCCGCCCCTGTGGGCGCTGGACGTGCCGGGCCTGCGCCCGCTGCTGCCCCAGCGCCTGCCGCCGGGCAGCACCCTCGAGACGCTGTACCGCGAGGCGGTGAAGACGCGGCTCGAGAACAAGAAGGCCTCGGTGGACCCGGGCGCGGTGGAGCGCGCGCAGAAGGCGCTGCGGCTGGGCTCGAAGGAGGCCAACGTCGCCGCCATGTACCTGCGCGAGGTGGGCGTGCTGCCCCAGTTCCGCTTCTCCGCGGCCAAGGCGCTCAAGGACAGCTTGCGCCAGGAGCTGGAGGTGGACGACCTCACCGGCAGCATCGACCCGCGCACCACCGGCGCGCTGCTCGAGCTGCGCCTGCCGCACGACGTGCTGGAGCTGCTGCCCGAGGCGCGCCGCCGCCTCGCCGCCGCCCAGCTCTACTCGAGCCTGCTCGAGGCGGGCTTCACCCCGGAGAACAACTGGGAGGAGGCGCTGGAGAGCGCGGACGCGGCGCTGGAGCTCGCGAACCAGGCCACCGGCGAGGACCGCGAGGCCCTCTTCACCGGCTTCCAGACCTACGCGAGCCTGCCCGAGGAGGCGCGCCTGCGCCGCCTCGCGTACCTCGCCGAGGGCGTGGCGCACCTGGAGCTGCTGGGCCGGCTGCCCGAGGGCATGGAGCCCGCGTGGCTCAGCGGCCCCGAGGTGCGCGAGTGCCACGACAAGGAGATGACCTTCATCCAGGCGCTGCGCGCCGAGGACATCCCGGCGAAGGTGCCCGCGCTCGCGCAGGCGGAGCTGGGCGTGCCCGAGGGCCAGGTGCCGGAGGAGAGCGAGGGCGACCTCTTCATCCACCTGCGCTGCGACGAGTGCGGCAAGGAGAAGCTCATCGTCCAGTCGCCCGCGGAGTAG